The sequence GGATGGTCCATTATGATATGTCCTACGGGTGGCTGGTGGCGTCTCCAAGCGATGGACTGTGATGTCTGTGTGCAATGGATTGTGACTGCATGGCCCTCACTGCTTATACGCAGGCGCAGAGGCCCACCCCACTGGCTAGAGCCCGCACTCCGGCTGAGCGTTTACGTGAGGTCTGGAGTGAGGAGCAAGGTTGGCCTTGGTGCTGGTGTCGTGCTCTGGGAGTTGCTGCAGCAGTTCTCAGTGCCCTTCCCAGAGCCATCAGAGCTTCTCCCGCGGCCCTGCTTCATTTGCGCCGTCGGGAGACCCAAGAGGAGCGctcgcagcagcagaggtgagcactgcagggacacctccccctGGGCAGCTGGAAGGGTTTCCTCCCTGAGGGAGCTGCACAGCTCTTCCAGCAGCCCCCACATCAGCCGATGACCATggcctcttctctgccttttgcagggtgacacctgctgctgcagcgccaGTGAGGAGGAGCAGCCCCTCATCCCCTGCTCCACCCAGCCCACTGCCGCAGCTGGAGAGCATGGCCATGGCGCTGGACAGTCGCTGCCCCATTTGCCTTGACACCTGGGACAACGCCAGCTATGTGATGCCATGTCTCCACCAGTTTTGCTTCCGATGCATCCAGCAGTGGGTGGACAACAAGCCCGAGTGCCCCCTCTGCAAGAGGAGAGTCAGCTCCATCGTGCACTCGGTGCGGGCCGATGACAGCTTCGAGGAGCTCGTCATCCCACCACCTGCAGAGGCACTGCTCATCGCCCAGCACGCAGAGAGAGTTCCCGGCCGCCCAGCCACACGCCGACTCCGTCGCCCAGCAGCCTCCCGaccacaggctgcaggaccAGTGCCTACAGCTCCTGTGGGCGGCCTCCACCCCTACATCTGGGCCTCCCTCTTCCGCCTGCACCCAGagatgctgcagctcctgctgccctggctgtgccaggagctgggacGACTCTTGGGGGCTGATGGCAGGGAAGCCACCGCAGCGCTGAACTTGGTCATCTCCAGCCTGTGCTTCCTTGGCCTCGACCAGGCGGCCCTGACCCTGCTCATACGCACCTCCCTGCAAAGCCACGCACGCAGCTTTGTGCAGCGTCTCATCGACATCACCGTGCAGCGATGCAGCAGGGAGGCCCACCGCCTGCTGGGCCTGGGGAGCTCCCGTGCTGCTGGGGAACAGGAGGGCaaccccgcagcagccccaggccctgcagcctccccagcagggactcctgcccacagcccagagccctccagcagccccagtggAACCAACGCGGAGGACCTCCCAGGCACCTCCACTGCTGCCCTTCAAGGGGGTCCCGGCCACCCCCCATCCAGCCCGGTTCCTGTCCCCAGGAACCAAGAAGAGCCCCAGGAGGAGCCACCGGAGGCTGCGGCGGGGCCCtccacagcacagcagagcagggaccGTCCACAAAGGGGGCCCCGGCAAGCCCCGAAGAGGAGGGCCCCCACCTCCCAGGCCTCTGCACCGCCAGCCAAGAAGAGGCCACCCCGCCGGCAACACTAGGAcagtgccccaggagctggcaaaAACAGGGCCCCGCCAGCAGACGGGGCACATGCCGGCACCTAGGAGCACCGGAAGGCCCTCAGGAAATAAATCTGTACAACGTagaaaataaagccattttataaatataaaaagtcTCAGTGTAGCTAACAATTTATTTGGAGTTGCCATCCCCACCCCTGCCACCGTCTCcccctcttcctgctgctgtgcccacCGCGTCCTCGCATGCCCGCTATGAGGTCTGGTGGCATTGGGGCACGGCGATGCCGCCCTTTGCCAGGAGGGCTGAGCTGTTCGTCTTGGTGCTTCCCTCCCCAGGTGCCCGGCACCACTGCTTTGCTCCCCCTGAAAGCGcgtgctgtgctgctcagctgcaggcctgcagctcttcagctgcTCCCAGAGAGAGGTTTGCAGCCAAGGGGTGACTGGGGCCAGCCCGTGCCCATGCCCATCGCCCCAGGCCTGGCCTCCTGCTCAGCGCCCCCTGTGCCCCTGCGCCTCGGggctctgccctcctgccagcctgccctgctgggcaCGGCCTGGCCATGGTGGCGCCCAGATCCCCGGTGTGCAGAGTCAtggcctggtgctgctgctggctgcaggaagcCAGGGCTGTGCCCTGCCCACACAGGAACCCCGAGCAGGTCAACAGGGGGAAAGGCAGATCTCTGCACCTGGTgaggaacagccccaggcaccagcagTTGCTGGGGTTGCCCAGCCAGAGAATAGCTTTGCAAAGAACTTCCTGGAGTACTAGTGGACCCCACATCGAATATGAGCCACAAATCAGCCCTTGCTACAGGGAATGCTAATCGTGTCCTGGGTTGCAttaagcaaagcattgccaacAGGTTAAGGGAGGctatccttcccctctgcccagCACTCCACACTTAAGTACTGTGTCCAGTACTGGACTCCCCAGTGTGAGATATGGTCACACTGGGTGTTGTCAACATAGGGCCACTTAGGTGATGAAGAgcctggagcacccctcctctgaggaaaggctgagagagctgggactgttcagcctgcagaaaacaaaactcgGGGGGATCTGATCAACATCAGTAAATACCTGAAAGTAATGTGCAGAATGGGTGGAGCCAGGTTCTTTttagtggtgcccagtgccagggcAGTATGCAATGGGCGAAAACAGGAACTCAAGAGGTTCCTCTTGCATGTCAGCAAGAACTTGGTGATCTTCAAGGTCTTTTTCCAGACTcgatgattctatgaacttctttactgtgccAGTGACCCAGCACttgcacaggttgcccagagaggctgtggagtctccctccttcaAAACTCATCTGGATATGATACTCAGCAACATGGTCTGGGTGGTCCTGATTGGGCAGGGATTTTTTACctgatgacctccagagatcccttccaacctcaattcAAAAGGATCAATTCTTTGATCCTTTTACTCTCTGACAAATCCCATCCTAGTTACAGGTGTAGCACTAAGGGGTAGGCTGTGTTTTGTGTAAGTCATTCAGTACCAGCAGAGAGCTTAGTGAATAGGTGAGGTCTTTAATTAAGGCAGGCCCTGGAGGCTCCTGTTATCTGTCTTTATGGGTAGTCCAAATGTGCCCAATGGAAATCTCTACATCTGCATATCCCTGCCATGCCTTACTCTAGGATATGAAAGAGCTGTATTGCTTTGAGGTGTCAGTGTGGGATTTTCTTAGGAGGTCTGCTGGACAGAAGAAAAGGGGACAGAGTGCTAACAGACAGCTACATATGCGGGTGCAACTGCTCTTTTCGTCTAGGCAACACAAAGCATGGAAGATGTAACCCTCTTCCTTTCCATCTGCATCCCAAACCTAATACAATTCAGAGGTGGGCAGAGACAAGCAGGGACTGGGTGTGCATTCAGGAGAGACTCGTCGCCCCAGAGTAGAATTGAGGACAGGGGGCACAAATCTCAATCTCAGCCACAATGTCCAGGTGGTATTGGTTAAAATGGGCAGAAAAGTGCAAGACAACCTTCCTACCCCCAAGCAAGCCAGGATGAAGGCAGTGACTGCTGAAATCTAGCGCAGACCACAGGCTGGCAAAATTGCCCAAGAACTACAAGATGCTTCTCTGTCCTGACCAAGTGAAGTGGAGAAATAGAGGAACTGTCCCAGGGGAGCCACAATGTGTGCAAAACTCCCCAGTGCAGAGCCAGAAGCAgtgggcagctggggaaggggcacTGAGGGCAGCTGCCTGCCTTCGGTGGATGTGCTCATAGGAAAGGGGA is a genomic window of Anser cygnoides isolate HZ-2024a breed goose chromosome Z, Taihu_goose_T2T_genome, whole genome shotgun sequence containing:
- the LOC136789023 gene encoding E3 ubiquitin-protein ligase Topors-like; translated protein: MDCDCMALTAYTQAQRPTPLARARTPAERLREVWSEEQGWPWCWCRALGVAAAVLSALPRAIRASPAALLHLRRRETQEERSQQQRVTPAAAAPVRRSSPSSPAPPSPLPQLESMAMALDSRCPICLDTWDNASYVMPCLHQFCFRCIQQWVDNKPECPLCKRRVSSIVHSVRADDSFEELVIPPPAEALLIAQHAERVPGRPATRRLRRPAASRPQAAGPVPTAPVGGLHPYIWASLFRLHPEMLQLLLPWLCQELGRLLGADGREATAALNLVISSLCFLGLDQAALTLLIRTSLQSHARSFVQRLIDITVQRCSREAHRLLGLGSSRAAGEQEGNPAAAPGPAASPAGTPAHSPEPSSSPSGTNAEDLPGTSTAALQGGPGHPPSSPVPVPRNQEEPQEEPPEAAAGPSTAQQSRDRPQRGPRQAPKRRAPTSQASAPPAKKRPPRRQH